One genomic window of Providencia hangzhouensis includes the following:
- the crl gene encoding sigma factor-binding protein Crl, with the protein MALPTDYSNGKYLKKFASIGPYLREKQCLNGCYIFDSLVVCVNANIAPEKREFWGWWLKLVATDKGFEFTYHLGLYNSHGSWQVKALKDAPTIEATEQNLVSFHQALAKQLSELELSLFPSPLMTELKLELSA; encoded by the coding sequence ATGGCTTTACCGACTGATTACTCAAATGGAAAGTATTTAAAGAAGTTTGCTTCGATAGGACCTTATTTACGTGAAAAACAATGTTTAAATGGCTGTTATATATTCGATAGTCTCGTTGTTTGCGTGAATGCAAATATTGCCCCAGAAAAACGTGAATTTTGGGGGTGGTGGCTAAAATTGGTTGCAACTGATAAGGGGTTTGAATTTACTTATCATTTGGGCCTATACAACAGCCATGGTAGTTGGCAAGTCAAAGCATTAAAAGATGCACCAACCATTGAGGCGACAGAGCAAAATTTAGTGTCTTTTCACCAAGCCCTTGCAAAACAGCTATCTGAACTTGAGTTAAGCCTCTTTCCCTCCCCGCTAATGACAGAATTAAAACTGGAATTAAGCGCATAA
- the proB gene encoding glutamate 5-kinase, whose product MKNSQTLVVKLGTSVLTGGSRRLNQAHIVELVRQCAQQYEKGHRIIIVTSGAIAAGREHLNYPELPATIASKQLLAAVGQSRLIQLWERLFSIYGIHIGQMLLTRADLEDRERFLNARDTLQALLDNGIIPVINENDAVATAEIKVGDNDNLSALAAILGDADKLLLLTDIEGLYDADPRSNPNAKLIPEVYGINDELREMAGGSVSGLGTGGMATKLQAADVAGRAGIDVIIAAGNKPDVINAVIENLPVGTRFYGQKNPMENRKRWIFGAPAAGDVYIDDGAQLAIMEKGSSLLPKGIKKIEGDFSRGAVIRIRNMAGKDLAHGVSHYNSDALRMIAGHHSQEISKILGYEHGSVAVHRDDMIVS is encoded by the coding sequence ATGAAAAATAGCCAGACGCTGGTAGTTAAATTAGGGACCAGTGTATTAACAGGGGGCTCGCGCCGTTTAAATCAAGCTCATATTGTTGAGCTGGTTAGGCAGTGCGCGCAGCAATATGAAAAAGGGCATCGTATTATTATTGTGACTTCTGGGGCAATTGCCGCAGGTCGCGAACACTTAAATTACCCCGAATTGCCGGCTACCATAGCATCTAAACAGTTGCTTGCGGCGGTCGGTCAAAGTCGTTTAATCCAGTTATGGGAACGGTTATTCTCCATTTATGGCATTCATATCGGGCAAATGTTACTGACACGAGCCGATTTAGAAGACAGAGAACGTTTCTTAAATGCACGAGATACCTTGCAAGCACTGCTAGATAACGGAATCATTCCAGTTATCAATGAAAATGATGCTGTGGCTACCGCAGAAATCAAAGTCGGTGATAATGACAATCTATCCGCTTTGGCCGCGATTCTTGGCGATGCAGATAAACTGCTATTATTGACAGATATCGAAGGCTTATATGATGCTGATCCACGCAGTAATCCAAATGCAAAATTGATCCCTGAAGTGTATGGTATCAATGATGAACTTCGCGAAATGGCGGGGGGAAGCGTTAGCGGGTTAGGAACCGGTGGAATGGCAACTAAATTACAAGCAGCAGATGTCGCGGGCCGTGCAGGAATTGATGTTATCATTGCAGCAGGCAATAAACCGGATGTTATTAATGCGGTTATTGAAAATCTTCCAGTTGGTACCCGTTTTTATGGGCAAAAAAATCCAATGGAAAATCGTAAACGTTGGATTTTCGGTGCTCCAGCAGCTGGAGATGTGTACATTGATGATGGTGCACAACTGGCAATTATGGAAAAAGGCAGTTCATTATTGCCAAAAGGTATTAAGAAGATTGAAGGCGATTTCTCCCGAGGCGCAGTGATCCGTATTCGTAATATGGCAGGGAAAGATCTTGCTCATGGGGTCAGCCACTATAACAGTGATGCACTTAGAATGATTGCTGGGCACCATTCACAAGAAATCAGCAAAATACTTGGCTATGAACACGGTTCTGTGGCTGTTCATCGTGATGATATGATAGTGAGTTAA
- the proA gene encoding glutamate-5-semialdehyde dehydrogenase: protein MLETMGKAARVASWQLAQLSTKQKNAALLQIADLLEQDNAVILAANQKDMAQAKASGMTEALQDRLLLTPERLKSIADDVRKVCQLADPVGQIIDGSQLDSGLNLQRRRVPLGVVGVIYEARPNVTVDVASLCLKTGNAVILRGGKETHHTNLAVVEVIQKALENSGLPADAVQAINNPDRELVAQLLKLDRYVDMLIPRGGAGLHKLCREQSTIPVITGGIGVCHTFVDKSVDFNKAINVIINAKVQRPSACNSLETLLVHKEIANEFLPFLSEKMAQQQVTLHASEKALPLLKQGPAKVVDVKPENLVDEWLSLDLNVDIVEDIDAAIDHIRHYGTAHSDAILTESIHQADYFVQCVDSAAVYVNASTRFTDGGQFGLGAEVAVSTQKLHSRGPMGLDALTTYKWIGYGDFLSRP, encoded by the coding sequence ATGTTAGAGACAATGGGTAAGGCTGCAAGGGTTGCTTCATGGCAATTAGCTCAGTTAAGTACCAAACAAAAAAATGCAGCACTATTACAAATTGCAGATCTACTAGAACAAGATAATGCAGTTATACTTGCAGCGAATCAAAAAGACATGGCGCAGGCAAAAGCAAGCGGTATGACTGAGGCGTTACAAGACCGCTTATTACTGACGCCAGAGCGTTTAAAAAGTATTGCTGATGATGTTAGAAAAGTATGCCAATTAGCTGATCCTGTTGGGCAAATCATTGATGGAAGCCAATTGGATAGCGGCTTAAATTTACAGCGCCGCCGTGTCCCATTGGGGGTTGTCGGTGTCATTTATGAAGCCCGCCCTAATGTCACCGTTGATGTGGCTTCGTTATGTTTAAAGACAGGTAATGCGGTCATTTTACGTGGCGGGAAAGAGACGCATCATACTAACCTTGCGGTGGTGGAAGTTATTCAAAAAGCATTGGAAAATAGCGGCTTGCCAGCAGATGCAGTACAAGCTATTAATAACCCTGACCGTGAATTAGTTGCGCAATTACTCAAATTAGATCGCTACGTGGATATGCTAATCCCTCGCGGCGGTGCGGGTTTACATAAATTATGTCGTGAGCAATCAACGATCCCAGTAATTACCGGGGGAATTGGTGTTTGCCATACATTTGTTGATAAATCGGTAGATTTTAATAAAGCCATTAACGTGATTATTAATGCAAAAGTTCAGCGCCCAAGCGCTTGTAATTCACTGGAAACATTATTAGTTCATAAAGAGATTGCGAATGAATTTCTGCCGTTTTTAAGTGAAAAAATGGCACAACAACAAGTCACATTACATGCGAGTGAAAAAGCGCTTCCATTGCTAAAACAAGGTCCAGCTAAAGTTGTTGATGTAAAACCTGAAAACCTTGTCGATGAGTGGCTCTCACTGGATCTTAACGTAGACATTGTTGAAGATATTGACGCTGCTATCGACCATATTCGTCATTATGGTACAGCTCATTCTGATGCTATCTTGACAGAATCTATTCACCAAGCTGACTATTTCGTTCAATGTGTAGATTCAGCCGCGGTATATGTTAATGCAAGCACTCGCTTTACCGATGGTGGGCAGTTTGGTTTAGGTGCAGAGGTCGCAGTGAGTACGCAAAAATTACATTCACGTGGCCCTATGGGGTTAGATGCACTAACAACGTACAAATGGATCGGGTATGGTGACTTTTTAAGTCGTCCATAA
- the aroL gene encoding shikimate kinase AroL — protein MFYIIGPRGSGKTTIGKKFAESKGYQFVDTDKLILEKAGKSIAEIVEQHGWDYFRQLETDVLKSITQSDMIVSTGGGLVLAEENQQIMRNNGTVIYLNTHPEVLAKRLAAEPQADQRPSLTGKSLVEEIEEVMQQREPIYRATAHHIIDAAQPVDDIIAQLNDLT, from the coding sequence ATGTTTTACATTATCGGTCCAAGAGGTTCGGGTAAAACCACAATTGGTAAAAAATTTGCAGAATCTAAAGGTTATCAATTTGTTGATACAGATAAATTGATTTTAGAAAAAGCGGGAAAAAGTATCGCAGAAATTGTTGAACAGCACGGGTGGGATTACTTTCGCCAGCTAGAGACTGACGTCCTTAAGTCGATTACGCAAAGCGATATGATTGTTTCAACTGGTGGGGGGCTTGTTCTTGCAGAAGAAAATCAGCAAATTATGCGTAATAACGGCACCGTGATTTACTTAAATACCCACCCTGAAGTTTTAGCAAAACGCCTCGCTGCGGAACCGCAAGCGGATCAGCGACCAAGTTTGACAGGAAAATCTTTAGTTGAAGAAATTGAAGAAGTAATGCAACAAAGGGAGCCTATCTACCGTGCGACAGCACATCATATTATTGATGCGGCGCAGCCTGTCGACGACATCATCGCACAACTTAATGATTTAACTTAA